One Spirochaeta africana DSM 8902 genomic window carries:
- a CDS encoding Na+/H+ antiporter subunit E gives MRYILIGAVLFGVWLLFVHTLTITSIALGVLLCSISVYLFRSAIGGSWTAETPHPRSTRQWLQRLGGLLLFLPIFFWKLLASGMGIALLALTPSISFWPGIVKTRSELPSLTAATAFANLITLTPGTLTLDYIRETDTYFIHWIDVSEYHSQTVDEQVTGGMRPYLKRIFT, from the coding sequence ATGCGATATATCCTGATAGGCGCAGTATTATTCGGAGTCTGGCTGCTGTTTGTGCACACCCTCACGATTACCTCGATCGCGTTGGGGGTCCTGCTGTGCAGCATAAGCGTCTATCTGTTCCGCTCTGCCATCGGGGGCAGCTGGACCGCTGAGACCCCGCATCCCCGCAGTACGCGCCAGTGGCTGCAGCGACTGGGCGGGCTGCTGCTGTTCCTGCCAATATTTTTCTGGAAACTGCTGGCATCCGGCATGGGAATAGCCCTGCTGGCGCTGACCCCGTCCATCTCGTTCTGGCCGGGGATCGTAAAAACCCGCAGTGAGCTGCCCAGCCTCACTGCCGCCACCGCATTTGCCAACCTCATTACCCTGACCCCGGGAACCCTGACCCTGGATTATATCCGCGAGACCGACACCTACTTTATTCACTGGATCGATGTTTCGGAGTACCACTCCCAGACGGTTGATGAGCAGGTAACCGGCGGGATGCGGCCCTACCTTAAAAGGATATTTACATGA
- a CDS encoding monovalent cation/H+ antiporter complex subunit F: MITWTITLLAAFSMLCLIRVLRGPTLLDRIAAADAIGLMMTVILVLLGVLLERTIFLDIAIVYGLLLFADLLVITKYLEQGRH, from the coding sequence ATGATCACCTGGACCATCACCCTGCTGGCCGCCTTCAGTATGCTGTGTCTGATCCGCGTCCTGCGGGGGCCAACCCTGCTTGACCGGATAGCGGCCGCCGATGCGATCGGTCTGATGATGACGGTTATCCTGGTGCTGCTTGGCGTACTGCTGGAACGAACCATCTTCCTGGACATTGCGATTGTTTATGGTCTGCTGTTGTTCGCCGATCTGCTGGTAATCACCAAGTACCTTGAACAGGGGAGGCATTAG
- the mnhG gene encoding monovalent cation/H(+) antiporter subunit G, translating to MEQVLHWSSVTLMAAGSFFTFAMTIGMLRFPDAYTRLHAGTKGLTIGGGLILIGAALVSPDWVFALRILLVGIFMLITNPIATQAVARANYSVQRARHHMVLDEYQEFLEEENHES from the coding sequence ATGGAACAGGTTCTGCACTGGAGCAGCGTTACCCTGATGGCGGCTGGCAGCTTTTTTACGTTCGCCATGACAATCGGAATGCTGCGCTTCCCCGATGCCTACACCCGACTGCATGCCGGCACCAAAGGCCTGACCATCGGCGGTGGACTCATCCTGATCGGTGCTGCGCTGGTTTCCCCGGACTGGGTGTTTGCCCTGCGGATCCTGCTGGTAGGGATATTCATGCTGATCACCAACCCGATTGCAACCCAGGCAGTAGCCAGGGCCAACTACTCGGTGCAGCGAGCCCGTCATCACATGGTACTGGATGAATACCAGGAGTTTCTGGAGGAGGAGAACCATGAGTCTTGA
- a CDS encoding hydrogenase subunit MbhD domain-containing protein — MSLEIPFLIILCCIVITAFAAVQMRGHITSIIVLSVFSILSTVVFAVMQAVDVAMAEAVIGAGLMTALFVTAISKTRRSR, encoded by the coding sequence ATGAGTCTTGAGATCCCCTTCCTGATCATCCTGTGCTGCATCGTGATAACCGCCTTTGCCGCGGTACAGATGCGCGGTCACATCACCTCGATTATCGTGCTGTCGGTATTCAGCATTCTCTCCACGGTGGTGTTTGCGGTGATGCAAGCGGTTGATGTGGCAATGGCCGAGGCGGTTATCGGGGCAGGACTCATGACCGCGCTGTTTGTGACCGCTATCAGCAAGACCCGGAGAAGCCGATGA
- the mbhE gene encoding hydrogen gas-evolving membrane-bound hydrogenase subunit E — MSRHPGIKLFSALLCLAAGAGFVYLITAALQLEIPSAANYTARAVAETGSINVPTAILMDYRGFDTLGEASVIFTSVAVVLVILGAPQFSQPDRIMTLLSRRAIAYLLPLFFLFPVYVILNGHLSPGGGFQGGVSLAVLVILLHVVFGNDFTAQRLPMRLLGITEYLSALAFASVGLVGIALGSTYLANAAAGLPLGRPGELLSAGIIPLLNVIVGCKVAAGLSSIFYALAGHTAEDTAEDTATESRQ; from the coding sequence ATGAGCCGACACCCCGGGATCAAACTGTTCAGTGCCCTGCTCTGCCTTGCTGCCGGAGCCGGGTTTGTCTATCTTATTACCGCTGCTCTGCAGCTGGAGATCCCTTCCGCCGCAAACTATACCGCACGCGCAGTTGCCGAAACCGGCAGCATCAACGTGCCGACCGCCATTCTTATGGATTATCGCGGGTTCGACACCCTGGGCGAGGCCAGCGTTATCTTTACCTCGGTCGCAGTAGTACTGGTAATCCTGGGAGCGCCGCAGTTTTCTCAGCCAGACCGTATCATGACCCTGCTATCCCGCCGGGCAATTGCCTATCTGCTGCCGCTGTTCTTCCTGTTTCCCGTGTATGTTATCCTGAACGGACACCTCTCACCCGGCGGCGGTTTTCAGGGCGGGGTCAGTCTGGCGGTCCTGGTAATCCTGCTGCATGTCGTGTTCGGGAATGATTTCACCGCACAGCGTCTGCCGATGCGCCTGCTGGGGATTACCGAGTACCTGAGTGCCCTGGCGTTCGCCTCGGTCGGTCTGGTGGGGATCGCGCTGGGATCCACCTACCTTGCCAACGCTGCCGCCGGCCTGCCGCTGGGACGCCCGGGTGAGCTGCTGAGCGCCGGCATCATCCCCCTGTTGAACGTGATAGTCGGCTGTAAGGTTGCTGCCGGTCTCAGCAGCATCTTCTACGCCCTGGCCGGCCATACTGCCGAAGACACCGCCGAAGATACTGCCACGGAGAGCCGCCAATGA
- a CDS encoding sodium:proton antiporter, with the protein MIQTAAVITAGLVFMIGLYGMLTKRDMIKICISISIMDSAIVMALVAAAFVPDGAAPILDDAVNPAGLFADPLPHALALTAIVIGAGILAIALALTVSMYRHFGTTDIVQVFTKTRIDYFEPRSHE; encoded by the coding sequence ATGATACAGACAGCCGCAGTAATCACCGCCGGGCTGGTCTTTATGATCGGGCTGTACGGCATGCTGACCAAACGCGACATGATCAAGATCTGCATCTCCATCAGCATTATGGACTCTGCCATCGTGATGGCCCTGGTAGCCGCTGCGTTTGTCCCCGACGGGGCAGCCCCGATACTCGACGATGCCGTCAACCCGGCCGGCCTGTTTGCCGATCCCCTGCCGCATGCCCTGGCCTTGACCGCAATCGTTATCGGGGCCGGTATCCTGGCCATCGCCCTGGCACTCACGGTGTCGATGTATCGGCATTTTGGCACCACCGATATTGTGCAGGTCTTTACCAAAACCCGGATCGATTATTTTGAACCCCGGAGCCATGAATGA